A window of the Brassica napus cultivar Da-Ae chromosome C5, Da-Ae, whole genome shotgun sequence genome harbors these coding sequences:
- the LOC125575380 gene encoding uncharacterized protein LOC125575380: MKNVEIFMIFLSLNAALYLVSADPPTWPADSGGKCSVSDDWEGEFFPEIPHIKYEIIYHGKKDELQTDQWPAQRCIGVALSVAAGLLGACFPGTGARIVALVGGPCSEGPGTVTPFCLSPLFCIGSSCL, translated from the exons ATGAAGAACGTTGAGATTTTTATGATCTTTCTCTCCTTAAACGCTGCCTTATATCTAGTG TCTGCTGATCCACCAACGTGGCCTGCGGATTCGGGAGGGAAGTGTAGTGTTTCTGATGATTGGGAGGGAGAGTTTTTCCCTGAGATCCCTCATATTAAGTACGAG ATAATCTATCACGGCAAAAAGGATGAGCTGCAGACGGATCAGTGGCCTGCACAGCGGTGTATTGGAGTGGCCTTGAGTGTGGCTGCGGGATTGCTTGGAGCTTGTTTCCCTGGGACTGGTGCTAGGATCGTTGCTTTAGTTGGAGGACCATGCTCTGAGGGACCAGGCACGGTAACTCCATTTTGTTTATCTCCCCTTTTTTGTATAGGAAGCTCTTGTTTATGA